One genomic segment of Candidatus Woesearchaeota archaeon includes these proteins:
- a CDS encoding protein kinase — protein sequence MPAYDPIAAVEQWRNISLDRQVRWLRHISGLVQKRYNGASRPLNVKVEADGISYPTVYAISTARLDVAVLPFPDTPPNTFVAKYVPRTLLGEREVVFSQRFSDSIGLRLHSASSLDRTVELAFEQAEGSLSDIIDVDELSLESTTAFAAVAYRIAEVLYAFEKAQLVHGDVKPNNIFVVQRDGASALRLGDFEWAVSYPEYTRLMKDSNVAFGTCGFYPPEFFTDKRKTLQNPTTHDMFSYGITLYALLLGSFPGERIFDNHKKDPDRAQCLHLAYLVSDVYHQEMLHVLGELEVLADLRDVILRAAHPLPQKRYQSFADVLRKLEKYI from the coding sequence ATGCCTGCATATGATCCTATAGCAGCAGTGGAACAATGGAGAAATATTTCTCTTGACCGTCAGGTTCGCTGGCTTCGTCATATTTCAGGGCTTGTTCAGAAAAGATATAATGGCGCTTCTCGTCCACTGAATGTGAAAGTTGAAGCAGATGGTATTTCTTATCCAACTGTTTATGCAATTAGCACCGCACGCCTCGATGTTGCTGTTCTTCCTTTTCCAGATACTCCTCCAAATACGTTTGTCGCAAAGTATGTTCCTCGCACACTTCTTGGAGAACGAGAAGTTGTGTTTAGCCAACGTTTTTCAGATTCCATAGGTCTTCGCCTTCACTCCGCATCTTCGTTAGATCGAACAGTGGAACTTGCGTTTGAACAAGCAGAAGGATCTCTTTCAGATATTATAGATGTTGATGAATTGAGTTTAGAATCTACAACAGCATTTGCCGCTGTCGCGTATCGCATCGCAGAAGTTCTTTACGCGTTTGAAAAAGCGCAGCTTGTGCATGGTGATGTGAAACCAAACAACATTTTTGTTGTTCAAAGAGATGGGGCATCAGCACTTCGCTTAGGTGATTTTGAGTGGGCAGTTTCTTACCCAGAGTACACGCGATTGATGAAAGATTCTAATGTTGCTTTTGGGACTTGTGGCTTTTATCCTCCTGAATTCTTTACAGACAAAAGAAAAACACTACAAAATCCAACAACTCATGATATGTTTTCTTATGGCATAACACTTTATGCGCTTCTCCTTGGATCATTTCCAGGAGAAAGGATATTTGATAATCACAAAAAAGATCCTGATCGAGCACAATGTCTTCACCTTGCATATTTAGTTAGTGATGTCTATCATCAAGAGATGTTGCACGTTCTTGGTGAACTTGAGGTTCTTGCTGATCTACGAGACGTCATTCTCCGTGCAGCGCATCCGCTCCCTCAAAAGAGGTATCAATCTTTTGCTGATGTCTTGAGAAAGTTAGAGAAATATATATAG